DNA from Acidobacteriota bacterium:
GTGGGAGTCGAACCCACACGCCCCAAGGGGCGGGGGATTTTGAGTCCCCTGCGTCTGCCATTCCGCCACTCCGGCACGAAGCTGCGCGAGCAGAGGGCTCGCGCGGAGCAAGGTCAGGACAGTAGCAGGACCGGTAGCCCCTGTTCCAGCCTGAAGCCGTCAAACCCAGCGGTGTCAGTGACTTAGAGCCAGCCGTGTGGCGGTGGCGCAAACGGGGCGGGAACAACTTGACGCCAGAGCCCTCTACGGCTACAATCAGCGACCGTTAACTGCGTGATTTTCTGTAACTTAGGCACACAGCGCCAGACAAGCAACTCGCGGCCGATCCCGGAACTGAAGACGGCGTTCCGGCGATCCTGCCGAAGTGTGCACCTGCCACCAGTTTGAAGGGAGATCAGAGTGTTCCGAGTGGGTGAGAAGGTCGTGTACCCCAACCACGGGGTCAGTGTAGTAGAGCGAATCGCGGTGAGCGCACCGGATGGCGGTGAGAAGCAGACCTACTACCACCTCCGCCTGCTGGCGAACGACTCCAAGGTGATGGTTCCCGAAGAGAACCTGGACCGCGTCGGCCTGCGACGCCTGGCCAAGGAACGGGAGATCAAGGACCTCCTCGCTCTGATTGAGGACGGCAACATCGACGTCTACAAGGACTGGAAGGGGCGCTACAAGCAGAACCTGGACAAGATGCGGACCGGTGAGTTGACCGATGCTGCCGAGGTCCTCAAGAATCTCCGTCTGGTGAGTCAGAAGAAGAGCCTCTCGTTCCGTGAAAAGAAGATGTACGAGAAAGCCAGGTACTTCATCGTGAGTGAGGTGCTTCACGTCCGTGAAATCAGCGAAGAGAGCGCCGAGGAGCTGGTCGAGAAGGCGCTTACCACCAGCCTGGACAAGATCTCCAAGGCCAAGGCGAGTTGAGCCCGAGCGGCCGCCGCGGTCCCGACTCCTGACACGCGACCAGGGCAGGTTCGATCAGAAGCCGGGCGTTCAACCCGAAGACCGCAACGGGTTCGCGAGACGGTGACACGGCTCCTCGTCATCCTGATCGCCATCCTGCTGGCGTGGATGTGGATCGCGCGGATGATCCGCGGGGCGTTGCGGTCGCCCCGAGCTGCGGAAGCGCGTTCCCTGCTGAGGCTGCTGCAGGTTTTCCGGCGAACGGCAGGCGGCGGTCCGACCGCCAGCGGAGGAGCGCCGCGCAGCCGTGCCGCGACGACCTCAAGAGGCGGCCAGCCGAAAGCCCTTCTCCGATGCCGGCGCTGCGGAGTCCACGTGCCCGAGGCCCAGTTGACGGCCGGCGTATGCGGAAACTGCCTGAATGAGGACCGCACCGCCCACGATTGAGGCGGCCGAGTACGCTGCCGTCGCGGTTCCGCTGCCGCTGCCCGAACCCCTGACCTACAGGGTGCCGCAGCCGTGGCGTGCGCTTGCCCGGGTCGGAGTGCGCGTCCGGGTACCTGTCGGGCGGCGCCGGCTGGTCGGCTGGATCGTCGATCTGCCGGCGGCGCCGCCCGCCGGTCTGGACAGTGAACTACGATCGATCGAGTCGGTGATCGACTTCGAGCCGTTGCTGCCCGACGACTTGATGAGGCTCGCCGACTTCACGGCGTCCTACTACGCGGCGCCGATCGGCGAAGTGCTGAAGTCCCTGCTGCCGGGAGTGTTTCCTGCCTGGGGTGACCGCCGCGTGGAACTCACGAACCGCGGGGCGCTGGCCGATTGCCGCGATCCGGCGGACCGGGCGTTCCAGCGGTTTCTGCTGGAGCGGGGCCGGGTCGCCCTGACCGAAGTCTGGGACGAACTCGGCGACACCACACTGCCGGACCGGATCGATCGCTGGCGGGAAGGCGGACACCTTCGGATTCACGAGCCGGGCGGACGGAGCGCCCGCTACCGCCAGGCGGTCGAGCTGCCGCCGGGAGACCGCAAGAGCCAGCTCGACCGTTGCGGCCGCTCGCCGGCCGGCAGGGCGGTCGTCGAGTACCTGGCGGCCCTCGGCCGGCCGGCCACCATTCGGGAAGTGCGCGACGGAGTCGGTTGTTCGGCGGCGGTCGTGCGCCGGTTGGTGACGCTCGGCGTCCTCCGTTCCTTCACCCAGATCGACGCGATCGATCTGGGGCGCCATCGCCTCCAGGGGGACGCCGCGACGGCGCCGTTCGCGCTACGGCCCGATCAGGCGGCGGCCGCACGGGAACTCGTGGAGCAGGTCCGCAGCGGTCGCTTCCGGCCCTGCTTCCTGGGCGGGATGACGGGGT
Protein-coding regions in this window:
- a CDS encoding CarD family transcriptional regulator, with product MGEKVVYPNHGVSVVERIAVSAPDGGEKQTYYHLRLLANDSKVMVPEENLDRVGLRRLAKEREIKDLLALIEDGNIDVYKDWKGRYKQNLDKMRTGELTDAAEVLKNLRLVSQKKSLSFREKKMYEKARYFIVSEVLHVREISEESAEELVEKALTTSLDKISKAKAS